The Apium graveolens cultivar Ventura chromosome 6, ASM990537v1, whole genome shotgun sequence genome contains a region encoding:
- the LOC141667969 gene encoding AAA-ATPase At3g50940-like has protein sequence MNLNRLPSQATVYATYASVSSTVMLLRATFHQIVPHQVQQYIISAISRCFHRPIVVENSQFTLLVEKSDGISQNHLYDIFETYMSTKPNPATKCLKISQSQRDHKITTKLAQSETLTDFYQGIEITWEFICPELEEASGKKNSQGSGDAMKKWKHWFELRFEKVHKEMILDSYIPFVMREVHSMKNAKRVVRLHTLAEGYGGPGCWDSITLEHSSTFETLAMEPTEKKALIDDLDLFVKRRDFFKKVGRAWKRGYLLYGPPGTGKSSLVAAIANYLKFDIYDLQLMNVSSDSWLRRLLLATPNQSILVCEDIDCSVDLPDRKSRARNAKPNHDLKFTLSGLLNCIDGIWSSCGDERIIIFTTNNKDKLDDALLRPGRMDMHIHMSYLKMNGFKTLASTYLDIKNEHWRFREIEELLGSVQVTPAEVAEELMKTSDADVCLGGLVDLLNEKKKKKKKRTTHGVDIIPQAKEMNTNGYC, from the exons ATGAATTTGAATAGGTTGCCTTCACAGGCAACTGTCTATGCTACATATGCCTCAGTGTCATCAACAGTGATGCTTCTGCGAGCCACATTCCACCAGATAGTCCCTCACCAAGTTCAACAATACATTATCTCTGCCATCTCTCGCTGCTTTCACCGCCCCATTGTTGTGGAAAATTCTCAGTTCACTCTTCTGGTTGAGAAGTCCGACGGAATTTCACAAAACCATCTATACGATATTTTTGAAACCTACATGTCAACCAAACCTAATCCTGCTACAAAATGCCTCAAGATCAGTCAGAGCCAGAGAGATCATAAAATCACTACTAAATTAGCCCAATCAGAAACACTGACTGATTTCTACCAAGGTATTGAGATTACATGGGAATTTATTTGCCCTGAATTAGAAGAGGCATCCGGGAAAAAGAATTCTCAAGGGTCTGGTGATGCCATGAAGAAGTGGAAGCATTGGTTTGAGCTTCGTTTCGAGAAAGTGCACAAGGAGATGATCTTGGATTCCTACATTCCGTTTGTCATGAGAGAGGTACATTCAATGAAAAATGCAAAAAGAGTTGTAAGGCTGCACACTCTAGCAGAAGGCTATGGAGGACCAGGGTGTTGGGACTCAATTACTCTAGAGCATTCCTCGACTTTCGAGACATTGGCAATGGAGCCAACTGAGAAGAAAGCCCTCATCGATGACTTGGATTTGTTCGTGAAGAGAAGAGATTTTTTCAAGAAAGTGGGAAGGGCTTGGAAGAGAGGCTACTTGTTGTATGGGCCTCCAGGGACAGGCAAATCGAGTTTAGTAGCCGCCATAGCTAATTATCTTAAATTTGATATCTATGATTTGCAGCTAATGAATGTGAGCAGTGATAGTTGGTTAAGGAGATTGTTGCTGGCGACTCCTAATCAATCCATTCTTGTGTGTGAAGATATCGATTGTAGCGTTGACTTGCCTGATCGGAAGTCTCGAGCAAGAAATGCCAAGCCCAACCATGATCTTAAG TTTACACTCTCAGGGTTGTTGAATTGCATAGACGGAATATGGTCGAGCTGCGGAGATGAGAGGATAATAAtcttcacaaccaacaacaaGGATAAGCTTGATGATGCACTATTGCGTCCTGGACGAATGGACATGCACATTCACATGTCTTATCTTAAGATGAATGGTTTCAAAACTTTAGCTTCCACTTATCTGGACATCAAGAATGAGCACTGGCGTTTCCGGGAGATAGAAGAGCTGTTGGGAAGCGTTCAAGTAACTCCTGCTGAAGTTGCTGAGGAACTAATGAAGACAAGTGATGCTGATGTTTGCCTTGGAGGACTTGTTGATCTTCTCAacgaaaagaagaagaagaagaagaagaggactACTCATGGAGTTGATATTATCCCGCAAGCAAAGGAAATGAATACTAATGGCTACTGCTAA